The Sandaracinus amylolyticus genomic interval GATCACGCGGCTGAGCGCGGAGCCCGCGCGACGCCGCGCGGGGGCCGGGATAGCGCATACCTAATCATCGATTCGAGACGCTTGATTCAGTTGTGACGTCGTGCGACGGATCGCCGGAATGGCGGACGAGCCGCGCTGGATCCTGCTGGTCCACCAGATCCCGGCGAAGCCCGACTATCTGCGCGTGAAGATCGGCCGCCGTCTCCAGCGCATCGGCGCCGTCGCGCTGAAGCGGACCGTCTACGCGCTCCCGCGCTCCGAGCAGGCGCGCGAGGACTTCGACTGGATCCGCCGCGAGATCGAGGCGGGGGGCGGCGAGGCGATGGTGATCGACGCGTCGCTCGCCGCCGGGCTCTCGGATGCGCAGGTCGAGGATCTCTTCCGCACCGCGCGCGAGCCGGACTACGGCGCGATCGCCGCCGAGGCGCGCGCGATCGCGAGAGCGCTCCCGCGCAGAGCGCTCTCCGACGAGAAGCGCCACGCGCTCGCAAGCGACGTCGCGCGGCTCGAGCACCAGCTCGAGGAGCTCGCGCGCATCGACTTCTTCGACGCGCCTTCGCGCGAGGCAGTGCGTGGGCTCGTCGCCGCGCTCCGTGCCCGCGCGGACGCGCCGGTCCGCGACGACGCCGTCGCGCCCGCGGCGACGCCCCCGCGCGGTCGCACCTGGGTCACGCGCGCGGGCGTCCACGTCGATCGCATCGCGAGCGCGTGGCTCGTGCGGCGCTTCATCGACCCCGAGGCAACCTTCAAGCTCGTGCCGCCCAAGGGCTACGTCCCGCTGCCGGGCGAGCTCCGCTTCGACATGGACGCCGCGGAGTACACGCACGAGGGCGACCTCTGCACGTTCGAGGTGCTCTGCCGTCGCTTCGCGCTCGACGCGCCCGGGCTCCGCGCGATCGCCGAGATCGTCCACGACATCGATCTGAAGGACGCGAAGCACGCGCGGCCCGAGACCGCGGGCGTGGCGGCTGCGATCGCCGGAATCGCGCTCCTGCATCGCGAGGACGAGCAGCGCATCGCGATCGGCGGCGCGCTCTTCGAAGCGCTCCTGGCCGCGTTCGCGCGCCGCGCGCGGGAGAGAACGTGATGACCGACGAGAGCTCCGAGCGTCCGCTCGTGCCGTGCACCACACGCGACGTCGCGATGTACTTCCTGCGCCTCGGTGCGACCGGGTTCGGCGGTCCCGTCGCGCTCGCGGGCTACATGCAGCGCGACCTCGTCGAGGAGCGCCGCTGGTTCTCGAAGCAGGAGTACCTCGACGGGCTCGCGCTGGCGCAGCTCGCGCCCGGTCCGCTCGCCGCGCAGCTCGCGATCTACTTCGGGTGGGCGCGCGGTGGCGCGTGGGGCGCGACGGTCGTCGGGCTCGCGTTCGTGCTGCCGTCGTTCCTGATGGTGCTCGTGCTCGCCGCGCTCTACGTGCGCTTCGAGGGCCTCACGTGGATGCGCGGCGCGTTCTACGGCATCGGCGCCGCGGTGATCGCGCTGATGGTGCGCAGCGTGCACAAGCTCGCGAAGCTGAGCCTCGCGAAGGATCGCGTGCTCTGGGGGATCGCGGGCGTGAGCGCGCTCGTCACCGCGTGGACGGAGTCCGAGATGCTCGCGGTGTTCGTCGCGGGCGGCGCGATCGCGATGATCGCGCAGCGCGTGCGTGACCGCGCGCCGCCGGCCGCCGCGATGCTCGTGTGGGCTCCGGACTGGCTCCTCGCGGGCCTCGCGGGCCCGGCGAGCGGCAGCACGTTGTGGAACCTCGCGTGGTACTTCACCGAGGCGGGTGCGTTCGTCTTCGGCAGCGGCCTCGCGATCGTGCCGTTCCTCCGCACCGGCGTCGTCGAGCGCTTCGGCTGGCTGGACGATCAGCAGTTCCTCGACGCGGTCGCGGTCGCGATGATCACGCCGGGGCCGGTCGTGATCACGGTCGCGTTCATCGGCTTCCTCGTCGCCGGGCTCGGCGGCGCGGTCGTCGCGGCGCTCGCCACGTTCCTGCCGTGCTGGTTCTTCACCGTGCTGCCCGCGCCGCACTACCAGCGCTTCGCGAGGAACACGACGCTGCGCGCGTTCGTGCTCGGCGTGACCGCTGCCGCGACGGGCGCGATCGCGGGCGCGACGTTCGTGCTCGGCCGACGCGCGATCGGCGACCCCTGGACGATCGTGATCGCGCTCGCGACGCTCGCCGTGATCACGCGGTTCAAGAAGGTGAACGAGCCGATGGTGATCGTCGCGACCGGCGTGCTCGGGATCGCTCTGCGCGCGCTCTGGCCGGCGTGATCAGGCGTCCGAGTCGGACTCGCTGCGTCGACGAAGAACCGGCGCTCAGTGCGATTGCAGGACGTGAACGAACGCGTCGGCGTCGGTGCTGGACGTCGTCGAGAACGAGATCGTCCCGAAGGTCGCCGTTCCGGAGAACGAGCCCGCGACGGCCACGCGCTCGCCCGAGCTCACCCCGATCGCGAGCGCCTCGTCATCGCGCATGCCGCCGAACGTCTGCACCCACTCGGTCGCGCCGGCTGCATCGAAGCGAGCGGCAAACGCTTCCGACGCGGTCGAGAAGAGCGATACGTAGGTCCCGACGCCGATCTGCGCGCCCGGCTCGCGAACGCGACCCGCCACGAGCACGTCCGGACCGGCCATCGCCACCGCGTACACGGCGTCGGACTGCGATCCGCCGACGCCTCGCGCCCACTGGAGCGCGCCCGCGGTCGAGAAGAGCGCCACGTACCCGTCCATCACGCCTCCGCTCGTGAGCGCGACATCACCGGTGGTGGTCCCGCTGAACCAACCGCCGATCGCGATCCCGCCGCTCGAGCTCGCGATGCTCGTCACGATGTCCGACGCCGTTCCGCCGACCCGGTGCGCCCACCGTATCGACAGGTCGTGGGCGTAGCAGGCGATGAGCCCGTCGTAGCTGCCGGCGCTGTGAAGGCTCGTCGTGCCGAACGTGGCCGATCCCTGGAAGCGCCCGCCGAAGCACGGACCGCCGGCGGCCAGGGTCATGCTGTCCAAGACGACGCCCAGGGGGACCTCGAGGCGCCAGAAGCCACGGACCTGACCGTCCTCGGGACCGAGCACGAGCACCGCGTGTCCGCCGCCCAGGTCCGACGTCAGCTCCTGGCCGGCGATCCGCGCGGTGCCGTCGAAGTGCACGAGCGCGTGGACGCCCGCGCTGCCGAACGCCAGACCGCGCAGGTCGGCGTAGCCGTCGGACACCACACCGACGGCCCAGCGGGCGCGACCGTCGGGCGCGTACGACGCGACGACCGCCGACTCGCTCGTGCCCTGCGCGTCGAACGCGACGCCGTCGCCGAAGGCGATGCCGCCGCGGACGTCGGCTCCGACGTAGGCGTTCCCGCTCCCGTCGAGCGTCACGTAACCCGCCGAATCGGACCCCGCGCTCCCGAACGAGCGAACCGAGGTGGGAGTGCCCGCGGCATCGAAGCGAGCGACGAAGGCGTCCTCGTACCCCGCGCTCGCGATCGTGTGCGCACCGACGACGAGCGTGTTGTTGAAGCGCCCGACGGCCACCACGGACGAGTCGTCGCCGATCGCGACTGCGTACGCGAAGTCCGCCGCGGGCCCCGCACCGATGCGCGCCGCCCACAGTGGCGTGGGACCGGTCGGGCAGCCCTCGTCGGGACCGCCCGCGCAGTTCTGGTCGAGATCGTCGTGGCAGACCTCCGCACCTCCCGGGTGGCAGCTCGCGCATGCGTCGTCGCAGTCGCCCCCACGCGTCACCTGCCCGGCCGCGAGCGGCGCGCACGTGCTCACGCCGCTCGCGCCATCGCCCCAGCCATCGCCGTCGCCGTCGGCGTAGACCATCCGCGCCGTGCATGCGTCCGTCGGCGGAGCCCACGCGTCGAGTGGCGGCGCCGACGCGTCCGATCCCGAGTCTTCGGATCCGACCACGAACGCGTCGGCCGCGCCGGCATCGCTCGCGCCGCCATCGCCGCGGTCGCCGGGCTCCGCGTTCTGACAGGAGGCCAAGAGCACGAGCGCGAATGGGAGTGTGCGGCGCGAGAGAGTCATCGTCGCGAGTAGACGCCGATCCAGGCACCGGCGTCCAGCGTCGCGCGGTGCACGACGCCGTCCTGCAGCACGTCGCCGACGCCCGCAGGCGCGGCGACACGACGCTCGACGCACGCGCGCGCGGAGGCGTCCTTCGAGCGACCGAGGTGAGCCGCATCAGTCGCGGGGCGCGTCGTGCACCTTCTCCCTCACGATCTCGGCCGGGCCAGATCGCACGTACCAGCCCCGGCCGTGGCGGTGCGCGCCGTCATCGACGAGCCCTGCAGCACGCGAGCGTGTCCGTGCGATCGACCACCACGATTGCGTCGAGCACGTGACTGAAGCCCTGCATTCCGCTCCGCCTCGCCATCGAGGTGCGTGCCGCCTCGGCGAGCTCAGGTCGCCCCGCCGCCAACCTACGACGCGGGCGTGTGCGCCGCGCGCGGCAGCGTGATGACGAAGGTCGTCCCCCGCCCGAGAGTCGACGACACCGAAATGGCGCCTCCGTGCGCCTCCACGATGCCACGCGCGATCGCCAGACCCAGTCCAGTCCCGCGACGCGTCGAGTCGGCCGACGTCCAATACGGGTCGAAGATGGAGACCTGGTCCTCGGGGCCGATCCCCGGGCCGGTGTCACTCACCTCGATCGTGAGCTCCGACGCATCGTCCACCGCGCGCACCTCGATGTGGCCGCCCGGCGGCGTGAACTTGATCGCATTGCCGATCAGGTTCGAGAGGGCCTGCACGAGGCGCTCTCGATCCGCACAGACGTCGCGTGAGGGTGAGCGCGAGGTTCGCACGCATCTGCACGCCGCGCTCGACCGCCTTGATCGAATCGGGCGAGATGCGGAGCCGACCGCCCTGGATCGATGCGAGATCGAGCAGCTCGCGAATGAGATGCTCCATTCGATCCGTGGCGCGACGGATCATCTCGACACGCCTCTCGGCAGCGGCGGGCAGGTCGCCCTCGGCGGCCGTCAGCGCCCGCGCCCATCCCTTGATGCTCTGGAGCGGATTCCGGAGATCGTGCGAGACGATCGCGAGGACCTGTTCCCGAAGCTGCGCTTCCTGCTCGGCCGAGAGCCTCGCGACGCGTTCAGCGTCCAGCAGGCGGGCGTTCTCTTCACCGGCAGACCGCAGCGCCGCCTCGGCTCGCTTGCCCTCCGTGATGTCGATGATGACCGCTCCGACGCCGAGGAGCGATCCATTCGCATCGTGAACGGGATAGTAGTTTCCGAGCCACACCCGTGCTTCCGCCGTGGACTCGACGCCGAGGGCGGGAGCGTCCGAGTCGATGACGGGCCGGATCAGCTCCTCCGCACGATCGGCGATCTCGGGGAGCAGCTCCCGGGTCGAACGTCCGATGTGCTCGCTCCGCGGGATCGCGTTCATCGACGCAAGCGCGTCGTTCACGAGCACGTACCGAAGCTCGCGATCGATGAGCGCGAAACCCACGGGGGCAGCCGCCAGGAACGTGTCGAGGAGAGCTCGGGTGGTTTGCTCCTTCACCAGAAGGCGATCACGCGCCGCTTCGGCATCCCGTCGCGCGGAGATGTCTTCGATCGTCGAGACGAAGTAGTTGGGCGATCCGTGCGCATCCAGAACGAGCCCGACGTGCAGATTGCCCCACACGATCGAGCCGTCCTTCCGGACGTACCGCTTCTCGATCGAGTAGTCGGAGATGTTCGGCTGAGGAGCGCGCAGAGCTCGCGTCGTTCATCGAGCGCGCAGTGGTTTCCCTCGGGGACGGAGGTGGCGCGCCCAGACGCGCCCCACGGCAGCGGCGCTGCTGCTCGCGCAGGTCGCGGAGCAGGCGGCGGTGGCGGCGAAGCACGCAGCAGAGCGCATTCGCCGACGACCCCGCGGAACGTGACGCCGCGACGGGGACCGCGTGCCCGTAGGCGACACCGCGCGCTGCCGCCCACGCTTCCGCGATCGGCCGCCCGCGTCCGCTTGCCTTCCGGTCCCACGTGCGATCGGGGTCGACGGCGGCCGTCGAGCCGTTGCGTGTATACGCGCCCAGCGGAGGAGCGGCATCGCGAGCACGCCGACGCTCTCGCGGACCGCGGTGGCGTGCACGCCGACCTTCGCCGCGTCGCGCGATCGCTCGTGGCTGCCACGTGCACTTCAGCAGCTTCGATGGCTCGCGGGCGCTCGCGCGACACGCCTGATCGCGGCTCGCGACCGCGGCGCTCAGCGCGTGAGCAGCCCCAACAGGATCGCGCACACGAACAGCGCGCCGATGATCACCAGGAACCAACCAGCGCCTCCCGGCGCGCTCGGCGGCGCACCATTCGATCCACGCGCGTCGTTCTTCTTCGTCACGTTCTTTCCTCTCATCCGAGCCCCAACCACACGAGGTACGCGGCGTACGCCGCGAGCAGCACGGCGCCTTCGCCGCGGCTGATCGTCCGCGCGGTGCGCATCATCACCGCGGTGATCGCGGTCACCGCCGCGAGCACGAGGAGGTCGGCGCGCACCGACGCGAACGGCGCTCCGACGCGCCCCACAACCGCGGCTGCGCCGAGGCAGAGGAGCACGTTGAACACGTTCGATCCGATCACGTTGCCGACCGCGATATCCGAGTGGCCCTTGCGCGCCGCCATCAG includes:
- a CDS encoding chromate resistance protein ChrB domain-containing protein; translation: MADEPRWILLVHQIPAKPDYLRVKIGRRLQRIGAVALKRTVYALPRSEQAREDFDWIRREIEAGGGEAMVIDASLAAGLSDAQVEDLFRTAREPDYGAIAAEARAIARALPRRALSDEKRHALASDVARLEHQLEELARIDFFDAPSREAVRGLVAALRARADAPVRDDAVAPAATPPRGRTWVTRAGVHVDRIASAWLVRRFIDPEATFKLVPPKGYVPLPGELRFDMDAAEYTHEGDLCTFEVLCRRFALDAPGLRAIAEIVHDIDLKDAKHARPETAGVAAAIAGIALLHREDEQRIAIGGALFEALLAAFARRARERT
- a CDS encoding chromate transporter, producing MTDESSERPLVPCTTRDVAMYFLRLGATGFGGPVALAGYMQRDLVEERRWFSKQEYLDGLALAQLAPGPLAAQLAIYFGWARGGAWGATVVGLAFVLPSFLMVLVLAALYVRFEGLTWMRGAFYGIGAAVIALMVRSVHKLAKLSLAKDRVLWGIAGVSALVTAWTESEMLAVFVAGGAIAMIAQRVRDRAPPAAAMLVWAPDWLLAGLAGPASGSTLWNLAWYFTEAGAFVFGSGLAIVPFLRTGVVERFGWLDDQQFLDAVAVAMITPGPVVITVAFIGFLVAGLGGAVVAALATFLPCWFFTVLPAPHYQRFARNTTLRAFVLGVTAAATGAIAGATFVLGRRAIGDPWTIVIALATLAVITRFKKVNEPMVIVATGVLGIALRALWPA
- a CDS encoding putative metal-binding motif-containing protein, with protein sequence MTLSRRTLPFALVLLASCQNAEPGDRGDGGASDAGAADAFVVGSEDSGSDASAPPLDAWAPPTDACTARMVYADGDGDGWGDGASGVSTCAPLAAGQVTRGGDCDDACASCHPGGAEVCHDDLDQNCAGGPDEGCPTGPTPLWAARIGAGPAADFAYAVAIGDDSSVVAVGRFNNTLVVGAHTIASAGYEDAFVARFDAAGTPTSVRSFGSAGSDSAGYVTLDGSGNAYVGADVRGGIAFGDGVAFDAQGTSESAVVASYAPDGRARWAVGVVSDGYADLRGLAFGSAGVHALVHFDGTARIAGQELTSDLGGGHAVLVLGPEDGQVRGFWRLEVPLGVVLDSMTLAAGGPCFGGRFQGSATFGTTSLHSAGSYDGLIACYAHDLSIRWAHRVGGTASDIVTSIASSSGGIAIGGWFSGTTTGDVALTSGGVMDGYVALFSTAGALQWARGVGGSQSDAVYAVAMAGPDVLVAGRVREPGAQIGVGTYVSLFSTASEAFAARFDAAGATEWVQTFGGMRDDEALAIGVSSGERVAVAGSFSGTATFGTISFSTTSSTDADAFVHVLQSH
- a CDS encoding sensor histidine kinase, whose product is MQALSNLIGNAIKFTPPGGHIEVRAVDDASELTIEVSDTGPGIGPEDQVSIFDPYWTSADSTRRGTGLGLAIARGIVEAHGGAISVSSTLGRGTTFVITLPRAAHTPAS
- a CDS encoding PAS domain-containing protein, coding for MRAPQPNISDYSIEKRYVRKDGSIVWGNLHVGLVLDAHGSPNYFVSTIEDISARRDAEAARDRLLVKEQTTRALLDTFLAAAPVGFALIDRELRYVLVNDALASMNAIPRSEHIGRSTRELLPEIADRAEELIRPVIDSDAPALGVESTAEARVWLGNYYPVHDANGSLLGVGAVIIDITEGKRAEAALRSAGEENARLLDAERVARLSAEQEAQLREQVLAIVSHDLRNPLQSIKGWARALTAAEGDLPAAAERRVEMIRRATDRMEHLIRELLDLASIQGGRLRISPDSIKAVERGVQMRANLALTLTRRLCGSRAPRAGPLEPDRQCDQVHAAGRPHRGARGGRCVGAHDRGE